Below is a window of Dehalococcoidia bacterium DNA.
GTCGCGGCGTCTTCGTGGCCGAACTGGAGCAGGCCCTGCTGCGGGGCGAGGTCGATATCGCCGTCCATAGCCTGAAAGACCTGCCCTCGCAGCCTGCCGACGGCCTGGTCATCGCCGCCGTCCCCCGGCGCGACGATCCTCGCGACTGCCTGGTCTCCCGTCACGGGTCGACGCTGGACTCCCTGCCGCCGGGCGCCGTTGTGGGCACCGGCAGCCCCCGGCGTGCCGCCCAGCTCCGAGCCCTGCGGCCCGACCTCAGGGTGGCCGACATTCGCGGCAACGTGGACACCCGCCTGCGCAAGGTCCTGCAGGGCGAATACGATGCCGCCGTGCTGGCCCTGGCCGGACTCCTTCGCCTGGGCCTGGCCGAGGAGACGTTTCAACCTTTGGAGCCAGAAACGATGCTCCCCGCCCCCGGGCAGGGAGCCATCGCCCTGGAGGTGCGCGAGGACGATGCCGAGGCCCTGGCCCTCTGCCGCTCCGCCGACGACCCTGTCGCCCATGCCTGCGTGAGAGCCGAACGGGCCTTCGAGGCCCGCTTCGGCGGGGGATGCAGCGCGGTGGTCGCTGCCCTGGCCGTGGCCGAAGGCGATTCGCTCTGGCTGCGAGGGCTGGTCGCCGATGCCACGGGCGAGGCCTTCTTCCGCGGCGAGGCCAGCGGCCCCCTGTCCCAGGCGGAGGCCGTGGGGCGAGGTCTGGCCGAGGAGCTGCTGCGGCAGGCCGCCGGGGCCATCAAGGCGCGGGACGTGTGACAGTGGACGTGGCCAACGGCAAGGTCTGGTTGGTAGGGGCTGGGCCTGGCGACCCGGGCCTCATCACCGTCGCCGGCCTGGAGGCCCTTCGTCAGGCCGATGTAGTGGTCTACGACCGCCTGGTTTCGCCCCTGCTCCTCTCCCACGCCCGTCCCGATGCCGAGCTGGTGTTCGTCGGCAAGGAGGGTGGCGGCGAGTCCTTCCCCCAGCGAGACATCGAGCGCCTGCTGATAGAGAAAGCCCGTCAGGGGAAGCGGGTGGTGCGGCTCAAGGGCGGCGACCCCTTCGTCTTCGGCCGCGGCGGAGAGGAGTGCCTCGCTCTGGCGGAAGCAGGGGTCCCTTACGAGGTGGTGCCGGGAGTGACCTCGGCGGTGGCCGCCCCGGCCTATGCCGGCATCCCGGTCACCCATCGCGGCCTCTCGTCGTCGCTGGCCATCGTCACCGGCCACGAGGACCCTACCAAGGAGGAATCCGCCCTGCGGTGGGAGTCCCTGGCCACAGCCACCGACACCCTGGTGGTCCTCATGGGCACCCGCACCATGCCGGAGCTGGTGCAGCGACTGCAGTCCCACGGCCGCCCGCCCGACACGCCGGTGGCCGTTGTGCGCTGGGGCACCACCCCCGAGCAGGAGACGGTGACGGGCACGCTGGCCGACATCGTAGCCAGGGTGGAGAAGGCAGGGTTGAGGCCGCCCACGGTGGTGGTGGTGGGGGAGGTGGTGCGCCTCCGGCGGCAGCTCCTGTGGTTCGAGCGGCGCCCCCTGTTCGGCCGACGAGTGCTGGTGACCCGCGCCCGCCACCAGGCCGGGGAGCTGTCGCGGCTCTTGCTCGAGGCAGGTGCCCTGCCCGTGGAGGTGCCCGTGATCGAGATCGAGCCGCTGGACGAGGGCCCGGCCGCCGCCGAGGCCCTGGAGGGCCTGTCGCGCGGGGCCTACCGCTGGCTCCTGTTCACCAGCGCCAACGCCGTGGACCACTTCTTCCGTCTGCTGGAGGCCCGCGGGCGCGACGCCCGCGCCCTGGCCGGGGTGAAAGTGGCAGCCATCGGCCCTGGCACCGCCCAGGCGCTGAAGGCCCGCGGCATCCGTCCCGATCTGCTGCCAGGAGAATACGTCGCCGAGGGTCTGGCCGCGGCCCTCTCGCCCCACCTGCGGCCCGGCGACGGGGTGCTGCTGCCGAGGGCAGAGGAGGCCCGCCCGGCCCTGGTGGAGGCCCTGGCCGCCCTGGGGGCGAGAGTGCAGGTGCTGCCCCTCTACCGGGCCCGCCTGCCGGACCGGGTGCCCCCGGAGGCCCTGGACATGCTGCGCCGGGGCGAGATAGACGTCGTGGCCTTCACCGCCTCGTCCACCGTGCGGAACCTGGTCGCCATTCTGGGCGGCGAGGCCGACTGCCTGCAGCGGGTGGCCATCGCCTGCATCGGCCCCATCACCGCCAGAACGGTGCGTGAGGTGCTGGGCCGCTCGCCCGACGTAGTGGCCGAAGAGTATACTATGGCCGGACTGGTGGAGGCCCTGTGCCGTCGGCTGGGGCCTGCCCGCGCCCCCGAAGGGAGCTGGGAAACGTGACCACGCGCATCGCTACCGAGGCCTTTCAACGCTTTCGCCGGTTGCGGCGCACCGAGGGGCTGCGCGCCCTG
It encodes the following:
- the cobA gene encoding uroporphyrinogen-III C-methyltransferase, producing the protein MTVDVANGKVWLVGAGPGDPGLITVAGLEALRQADVVVYDRLVSPLLLSHARPDAELVFVGKEGGGESFPQRDIERLLIEKARQGKRVVRLKGGDPFVFGRGGEECLALAEAGVPYEVVPGVTSAVAAPAYAGIPVTHRGLSSSLAIVTGHEDPTKEESALRWESLATATDTLVVLMGTRTMPELVQRLQSHGRPPDTPVAVVRWGTTPEQETVTGTLADIVARVEKAGLRPPTVVVVGEVVRLRRQLLWFERRPLFGRRVLVTRARHQAGELSRLLLEAGALPVEVPVIEIEPLDEGPAAAEALEGLSRGAYRWLLFTSANAVDHFFRLLEARGRDARALAGVKVAAIGPGTAQALKARGIRPDLLPGEYVAEGLAAALSPHLRPGDGVLLPRAEEARPALVEALAALGARVQVLPLYRARLPDRVPPEALDMLRRGEIDVVAFTASSTVRNLVAILGGEADCLQRVAIACIGPITARTVREVLGRSPDVVAEEYTMAGLVEALCRRLGPARAPEGSWET
- the hemC gene encoding hydroxymethylbilane synthase, which codes for MAGRTFRIGTRGSPLALAQTELALAALRAARPGLSCQVTVVRTRGDRDQSTPLSRMGGRGVFVAELEQALLRGEVDIAVHSLKDLPSQPADGLVIAAVPRRDDPRDCLVSRHGSTLDSLPPGAVVGTGSPRRAAQLRALRPDLRVADIRGNVDTRLRKVLQGEYDAAVLALAGLLRLGLAEETFQPLEPETMLPAPGQGAIALEVREDDAEALALCRSADDPVAHACVRAERAFEARFGGGCSAVVAALAVAEGDSLWLRGLVADATGEAFFRGEASGPLSQAEAVGRGLAEELLRQAAGAIKARDV